One stretch of Candidatus Eisenbacteria bacterium DNA includes these proteins:
- a CDS encoding type III pantothenate kinase has protein sequence MLLAIDIGNTEVTMGLFDGTDLRRSFRVSSETRRTADEVELLLRQAFPELGDRKSRAIARAGAQGMAPLREDAQGHAAIVGSVVPAQTPIYLDAAKRMTLGEPLLVTAATTARVKIEYRDPESAGADRIANAAAIVVDFGTATTFDVLLKGRRYRGGVIAPGILTGAEHLVRRAARLSAFELKPPRRVVGRNTEESLQSGVFYGAVGQVDAIVRRIAAEEKIQPKVIATGGLAAAIAAHSETIQEVDPDLTLHGLRLIHHRHGPRHGQSHGRGHGPRKPKPRRQ, from the coding sequence ATGCTTCTGGCGATCGATATCGGGAACACCGAGGTCACGATGGGTCTCTTCGACGGGACCGACCTCCGCCGGTCGTTCCGCGTTTCGAGCGAGACGCGGCGGACGGCGGACGAGGTCGAGCTGCTCCTCCGGCAAGCGTTCCCCGAGCTGGGGGACCGGAAATCGCGCGCGATCGCAAGAGCGGGGGCCCAGGGCATGGCTCCACTCCGCGAAGACGCCCAGGGTCACGCCGCCATCGTGGGCTCGGTCGTGCCCGCCCAGACGCCGATCTACCTCGATGCGGCGAAGCGGATGACCTTGGGTGAGCCGCTCCTCGTGACCGCCGCGACGACGGCGCGCGTGAAGATCGAGTACCGGGACCCCGAGTCGGCGGGGGCGGACCGGATCGCGAACGCTGCCGCCATCGTGGTCGACTTCGGGACCGCGACCACGTTCGACGTGCTCTTGAAGGGGCGACGCTACCGGGGCGGCGTGATCGCGCCCGGCATCCTGACCGGCGCCGAGCACTTGGTCCGGCGCGCCGCCCGGCTGAGCGCCTTCGAGCTCAAGCCCCCGCGCCGCGTCGTGGGCCGGAATACCGAGGAGAGCCTCCAGTCCGGCGTCTTCTACGGGGCGGTCGGCCAGGTTGACGCTATCGTCCGGCGGATCGCGGCCGAGGAGAAGATCCAGCCCAAGGTGATCGCCACCGGCGGTCTGGCGGCGGCGATCGCGGCCCACTCGGAGACGATTCAAGAAGTCGATCCCGACCTGACCCTGCACGGACTTCGCCTGATCCATCACCGCCACGGGCCGCGCCATGGGCAGAGCCACGGGCGGGGCCACGGGCCGCGCAAGCCCAAGCCGCGGCGCCAATAA
- a CDS encoding HNH endonuclease, with translation MRDFSLTHLSDTVLLSDLAALIAHDRVTTAVVLAHIAEVDARRLYAPAGYPSMHAYCVGELRLSEDAASKRIQAARAARQFPALFDALADGRLHLAAVCLLAPHLTVESAEWLMEAATHRRKAEIEELLARLFPKLGLPAMVGAIPVVVPECVPAHVGDVLHQHAPGHVDGDAFTAGGGVDPAHALGHVGDSHAEVSATAESFFLKLTIGKSTRDKLRYAQDLLSHAVPSRDVAQVLDRALDALIVDLEKRKVGAGTRRRPKLTAPEPTALPAAGTRQHSRQRVPSRRGAPARDRYIPAQVRRAVWERDQGQCTFVGAAGHRCESRRLLEFDHIDPVARGGRATVEGMRLRCRAHNQYEAERMFGAGFMSQKRHEARLAAAESRARNVAESRARNVAEARARAALNMPRGMLEGTDARERAALEKECAARGQVRDVLAGLQNLGCRADQARRAAAIAANLHGVTLEERMRAALMCLGRG, from the coding sequence ATGCGCGACTTCTCGTTGACCCATCTCAGCGACACCGTTCTCCTTAGCGATCTGGCGGCGCTCATCGCCCACGATCGCGTGACCACGGCCGTGGTCCTCGCCCATATCGCCGAGGTCGATGCACGGCGGCTGTACGCGCCGGCAGGCTACCCCTCCATGCATGCCTACTGTGTCGGGGAGCTGCGCTTGTCCGAGGACGCGGCCTCGAAGCGGATCCAGGCGGCCCGGGCCGCTCGGCAGTTCCCGGCCTTGTTCGACGCGCTGGCTGACGGGCGGCTACACCTGGCCGCGGTATGCCTCTTGGCTCCGCATCTAACGGTGGAGAGCGCCGAATGGCTGATGGAGGCGGCGACCCATCGGCGGAAGGCCGAGATCGAGGAACTGCTGGCCCGCCTCTTCCCGAAGCTGGGACTGCCGGCGATGGTGGGTGCCATCCCGGTCGTCGTCCCCGAGTGTGTGCCAGCGCATGTAGGAGATGTCCTACATCAACATGCCCCGGGGCATGTTGATGGTGACGCTTTCACGGCTGGCGGCGGCGTCGACCCCGCACATGCCCTGGGGCATGTTGGCGATTCGCACGCGGAGGTCTCCGCTACGGCCGAGAGTTTCTTTCTCAAGCTCACGATCGGGAAGAGCACGCGGGACAAGCTCCGCTACGCCCAGGACTTGCTCAGCCATGCCGTTCCGTCGAGGGATGTCGCTCAGGTGCTCGACCGGGCACTCGATGCCCTGATCGTTGACCTCGAGAAACGAAAGGTCGGGGCCGGCACTCGCCGGCGGCCGAAGCTGACCGCCCCCGAACCGACTGCACTCCCCGCAGCCGGAACGCGCCAGCACTCGAGGCAGCGGGTTCCTTCCCGGCGGGGAGCGCCCGCCCGCGACCGCTACATCCCGGCGCAGGTCCGGCGTGCCGTCTGGGAGCGGGACCAGGGCCAATGCACCTTCGTCGGTGCGGCGGGCCACCGCTGCGAGTCGCGGCGATTGCTCGAGTTCGATCATATCGACCCGGTGGCGCGAGGGGGACGGGCCACGGTAGAGGGGATGCGGCTCCGCTGCCGCGCGCACAATCAGTACGAGGCGGAGCGCATGTTCGGGGCGGGGTTCATGAGCCAGAAGCGTCATGAGGCGCGACTCGCGGCGGCGGAATCACGGGCGCGGAACGTAGCGGAATCACGGGCGCGGAACGTGGCGGAAGCACGGGCGCGGGCCGCGCTCAACATGCCCCGGGGCATGTTGGAAGGGACCGATGCCAGGGAGCGTGCAGCGTTGGAGAAGGAGTGCGCTGCCCGGGGGCAGGTCCGCGACGTGTTGGCTGGATTACAAAACCTCGGATGCCGAGCCGACCAGGCACGTCGCGCAGCGGCGATTGCAGCGAACCTTCATGGCGTCACGTTGGAGGAACGGATGCGGGCTGCCTTGATGTGTCTCGGCCGAGGGTGA
- a CDS encoding methyltransferase domain-containing protein codes for MRSERDYVLGTHDEEIERLALQNRVWRPRTLDAWRRAGFTVGQTLIDIGCGPGYASIDLAEIVGRSGKIVAIDRSRRFLDALESSRERLSLPQIEPHELDLDESPLPQIQADGAWSRWVFAFVKRPRELLERVAKRLKPGAPWVLYEYFQYSTWQFAPRSPVMDEFVRAVMESWRAAGGEPDIGLDLPRWLEEVGFELRQLRPIIDVVTPKSYAWEWPKAFEQVGLDRLIDLGAVTKERARTMAQEFAARSADPNSLVIAPAVLEIIAVRR; via the coding sequence ATGAGGAGCGAGCGGGACTACGTCCTCGGCACCCATGACGAAGAGATCGAGCGCCTCGCACTCCAGAATCGCGTCTGGCGTCCGCGGACCCTCGACGCTTGGCGTCGTGCCGGGTTCACGGTCGGGCAGACACTGATCGACATCGGATGCGGTCCGGGGTACGCGTCGATCGATCTCGCGGAGATCGTCGGCCGCTCGGGCAAGATCGTCGCGATCGACCGGTCGCGGAGATTTCTGGACGCCCTCGAGTCGTCCCGCGAGCGGCTCTCGCTTCCTCAGATCGAGCCGCACGAGCTGGACCTGGACGAATCGCCGCTGCCTCAAATTCAAGCCGACGGAGCCTGGTCGCGCTGGGTCTTCGCGTTCGTCAAACGGCCGCGCGAGCTTCTGGAGCGCGTCGCCAAGCGGCTGAAGCCCGGGGCCCCCTGGGTGCTCTACGAGTACTTCCAGTATTCGACCTGGCAATTCGCGCCCCGCTCTCCCGTGATGGACGAGTTCGTCCGCGCCGTGATGGAGAGCTGGCGGGCCGCGGGAGGCGAGCCGGACATCGGCCTCGATCTGCCCCGTTGGCTCGAAGAGGTGGGGTTCGAGCTCAGGCAGCTCCGTCCCATCATCGACGTGGTCACGCCGAAGAGCTACGCGTGGGAGTGGCCGAAAGCCTTCGAGCAGGTGGGGCTGGATCGGCTGATCGACCTGGGCGCAGTAACCAAGGAGCGCGCCCGGACCATGGCGCAGGAATTCGCCGCGCGGAGCGCTGACCCGAACTCCCTCGTGATCGCGCCAGCCGTCCTCGAGATCATCGCCGTTCGGCGCTGA
- the nadC gene encoding carboxylating nicotinate-nucleotide diphosphorylase: protein MRLEAIALPLVRLALTEDLGGGDATTDAVVDESAAGRAHIEAKQEGVLAGTEVAALAFRELDPAAKVEWLIAEGGALLKGARVATIAAKARAILSAERVALNFLQHLSGIATLARAYVKAVEGTGVRILDTRKTTPGLRFLEKHAALAGGAGNHRFGLFDAVMIKENHIRASGGMKQAVERARKTADGLQIIVEARTPEEALDAAELKPDRILLDNFTPSALVTVLRRLRGGPEIEVSGGIRLANVRDFAVPGVSYISVGAITHSAPALDLSLVMDDMKAGK, encoded by the coding sequence TGCGCCTCGAAGCGATCGCCCTGCCCCTGGTCCGCCTCGCGCTGACGGAGGACCTCGGGGGAGGGGACGCGACAACCGACGCGGTCGTTGACGAAAGCGCCGCCGGGCGCGCCCACATCGAGGCGAAGCAGGAAGGGGTCCTCGCGGGCACCGAGGTGGCCGCGCTCGCGTTTCGGGAGCTGGACCCTGCGGCGAAGGTGGAGTGGCTGATCGCGGAAGGGGGCGCGCTCTTGAAGGGCGCGCGCGTGGCGACGATCGCGGCGAAGGCGCGCGCGATCCTGAGCGCCGAGCGGGTCGCGCTCAACTTCCTCCAGCATCTCTCCGGCATCGCCACGCTCGCCCGGGCCTACGTGAAGGCGGTGGAGGGGACCGGCGTGAGGATCCTCGACACGCGGAAGACGACCCCGGGACTTCGATTCCTCGAGAAGCACGCCGCGCTCGCCGGCGGGGCGGGGAACCACCGATTCGGGCTCTTCGACGCGGTCATGATCAAGGAGAACCACATTCGGGCATCGGGAGGAATGAAGCAGGCGGTCGAGCGCGCGCGAAAGACGGCGGACGGGCTCCAGATCATCGTGGAGGCGAGGACCCCGGAAGAGGCGCTGGACGCCGCGGAGCTGAAACCGGACCGGATCCTGCTCGACAATTTCACGCCGAGCGCGCTCGTCACGGTCTTGAGGCGGCTGCGCGGCGGGCCCGAGATCGAGGTGTCGGGCGGGATCCGGCTCGCGAACGTCCGCGACTTTGCCGTTCCCGGCGTGAGCTATATCTCGGTCGGGGCGATCACCCATTCGGCCCCCGCGCTGGACCTCTCACTCGTGATGGACGATATGAAGGCGGGGAAATGA
- the murB gene encoding UDP-N-acetylmuramate dehydrogenase, with amino-acid sequence MSRRRRRLRRGCRAAGWSSSRSRPAEFWEYLGAAGAYYPTAPSVFRASCRSKCHGPRRFRPLGNALVRSDHGRILGRRNRYDTKENELSFETLAVTPQELVLRKSAPIAPYTTLGIGGPADVLTEVYTEKALQQVVSEAVRTGTKWLLIGGGSNLLVGDTGFRGVVIVNKIEHMNVKGTRIVAGAGADLGELVEAAREHSLSGLEFAIDIPGTVGGAVRGNAGAFGRAVGDIITRIRVLEGTKLVDRTPAELGFAYRHSKLKENSDIVVEAEFVLKQGDRAEMDRIMGQHAAQRARRQEKGLHTAGCFFKNPVLPDGTKIAAGQLLEAAGAKEIRDGGAGVHTYHANYIVNKGGATAHEILRVAKEMKRRVEEANGITLEEEVMVVVDPPSAGAV; translated from the coding sequence ATATCCCGGAGGAGGAGAAGGCTCCGCCGGGGATGCCGGGCGGCGGGATGGAGTAGCAGCCGATCCCGGCCGGCTGAATTCTGGGAATATTTGGGGGCTGCCGGGGCGTATTACCCGACAGCCCCTTCAGTTTTTCGGGCTTCGTGCCGATCCAAATGTCACGGCCCGCGCCGCTTTCGGCCTCTAGGGAATGCCTTGGTCCGATCCGACCACGGCCGTATCCTCGGGCGCCGGAACAGATACGACACCAAGGAGAATGAGTTGAGCTTCGAGACGCTGGCCGTCACCCCGCAAGAGCTGGTGCTGCGCAAGAGCGCGCCGATTGCCCCGTATACCACGCTCGGCATCGGCGGTCCCGCGGACGTTCTGACCGAGGTCTACACCGAGAAGGCGCTGCAGCAGGTCGTGAGCGAGGCGGTCCGGACCGGGACCAAGTGGCTCCTGATCGGCGGCGGCTCGAACCTCCTCGTCGGCGACACCGGATTCCGCGGGGTCGTGATCGTGAACAAGATCGAGCACATGAACGTGAAGGGGACGCGCATCGTGGCCGGCGCCGGAGCCGATCTGGGCGAGCTGGTCGAGGCGGCCCGCGAACATTCGCTCTCCGGCCTCGAATTCGCGATCGACATTCCCGGCACCGTCGGCGGCGCCGTGCGCGGCAACGCCGGCGCCTTCGGGCGCGCGGTGGGCGACATCATCACCCGCATCCGGGTCCTCGAGGGAACGAAGCTCGTCGACCGGACTCCGGCCGAGCTGGGCTTCGCGTATCGCCACAGCAAGCTCAAGGAGAACTCCGATATCGTGGTGGAAGCCGAGTTCGTGCTCAAGCAAGGCGACCGCGCCGAGATGGATCGCATCATGGGGCAGCACGCCGCGCAGCGCGCCCGGCGCCAGGAAAAGGGGCTACACACCGCCGGGTGCTTCTTCAAGAACCCGGTGCTCCCCGACGGAACCAAGATCGCCGCGGGGCAACTCTTAGAGGCGGCCGGCGCGAAGGAGATTCGCGACGGCGGGGCAGGGGTACACACCTACCACGCCAACTACATCGTGAATAAGGGCGGCGCCACCGCCCACGAAATCCTCCGCGTCGCGAAGGAGATGAAGCGACGCGTCGAGGAGGCGAACGGCATCACGCTCGAGGAAGAGGTGATGGTGGTCGTCGATCCCCCGAGCGCGGGAGCCGTCTAG
- a CDS encoding aminotransferase class I/II-fold pyridoxal phosphate-dependent enzyme, producing MAEIEPSKRLQVLPRYLFAELERKRRDAESAGREVFDLSIGDPDLPTPQPILDQLAVAAVAPQNHRYPTSAGLLEVRSRIAQWFQKRYGVSVDPAREVAILIGSKEGIGHFPLAILNPGDEALVPDPGYPVYTAGTVFAGATPVRFPLQEEQGFVPKISDLDRLVTDKTRLVFVNYPNNPTGATAPLEFYSLLTDWAVRRGLLIVSDAAYSDLYYDDAPHSIFEIAAARPHSIEFHSFSKTFNMTGWRIGFVVGAAPLVEALVRLKANVDSGAPQAIQLAASWGLSALPTHGPALRAVYKERRDLALQALRRMGCQIRTPGGAFYLWGRVPAGESSMDFASRVFEQTGVLLTPGIGFGSAGEGYFRIALTCPVESFERALAKLEALQPWKAPHASASPAAR from the coding sequence ATGGCGGAGATAGAACCCAGCAAGCGGCTTCAGGTCCTGCCGCGATACCTCTTTGCGGAGCTGGAGCGAAAGCGCCGAGACGCGGAGTCCGCGGGACGCGAGGTCTTCGATCTGTCGATCGGGGACCCCGACCTTCCTACGCCCCAGCCGATCCTCGATCAGCTCGCGGTGGCGGCCGTCGCGCCCCAGAATCACCGGTATCCGACCAGCGCGGGACTCCTCGAGGTGCGGTCGCGCATCGCGCAGTGGTTTCAGAAGCGCTACGGCGTATCGGTCGACCCGGCACGGGAGGTCGCGATCCTGATCGGGTCGAAGGAGGGGATCGGACATTTTCCGCTCGCGATCTTGAATCCCGGCGATGAGGCCTTGGTGCCCGATCCGGGCTATCCGGTCTACACGGCGGGGACCGTGTTCGCGGGAGCGACCCCGGTGCGCTTCCCGCTCCAGGAGGAGCAGGGATTCGTGCCCAAGATCTCGGACCTGGACCGGCTCGTGACCGACAAGACCCGCCTCGTGTTCGTGAACTATCCGAACAATCCCACCGGCGCGACCGCCCCGCTCGAGTTCTACAGTCTTCTCACGGATTGGGCGGTGCGGCGTGGGCTCCTGATCGTCAGCGACGCGGCGTACTCCGATCTCTATTACGACGACGCGCCGCATTCCATCTTCGAGATCGCGGCCGCGCGCCCGCATTCGATCGAGTTTCACTCCTTCTCCAAGACCTTCAACATGACCGGATGGCGCATCGGCTTCGTCGTGGGCGCGGCCCCGCTCGTCGAGGCGTTGGTCCGCCTCAAGGCGAACGTCGACTCGGGCGCGCCGCAGGCGATCCAGCTCGCTGCCTCGTGGGGGCTCTCGGCGCTCCCAACCCATGGTCCCGCGCTCCGCGCGGTCTACAAGGAGCGGCGCGATCTCGCGCTTCAGGCGCTCCGCCGGATGGGTTGCCAAATACGCACGCCGGGCGGCGCGTTCTACCTCTGGGGGCGCGTTCCCGCCGGCGAGTCGTCGATGGACTTCGCGTCCCGGGTCTTCGAGCAGACCGGCGTGCTCTTGACGCCTGGCATCGGCTTCGGGAGCGCGGGCGAAGGTTATTTCCGGATCGCGCTCACCTGCCCGGTCGAGAGCTTCGAGCGGGCCCTCGCGAAGCTCGAGGCGCTCCAGCCCTGGAAGGCGCCCCATGCCTCCGCGTCGCCGGCCGCGCGCTAA
- the nrdR gene encoding transcriptional repressor NrdR produces the protein MKCPSCGHLEDKVIDSRSAKEGQAIRRRRECLQCRRRFTTYETVETTPLLVIKKDGRRESFSREKILNGLLRACEKRPIAAERLHSIVDGLEADLLRQGLDEVKSSEIGERVMEALHELDEVAYVRFASVYRHFKDLNQFLEELRSLLK, from the coding sequence GTGAAGTGCCCTTCCTGCGGCCACCTCGAGGACAAGGTGATCGACTCCCGTTCCGCAAAGGAGGGGCAGGCGATCCGCCGCCGCCGCGAGTGTCTCCAGTGCCGCAGGCGATTCACGACCTATGAGACGGTCGAGACGACCCCGCTCCTCGTGATCAAGAAGGACGGCAGGCGCGAGTCGTTCAGCCGCGAGAAGATCCTGAACGGGCTCCTGCGCGCCTGCGAGAAGCGGCCGATCGCCGCCGAGCGGCTCCACTCGATCGTCGACGGGCTGGAGGCGGATCTCCTCCGCCAGGGCCTGGACGAGGTCAAGTCGAGCGAGATCGGCGAGCGCGTGATGGAGGCCCTCCACGAGCTGGACGAGGTGGCGTACGTCCGGTTCGCCTCGGTCTACCGCCACTTCAAGGATCTGAACCAGTTCCTGGAAGAGCTGCGGTCCCTTCTCAAGTGA
- a CDS encoding biotin--[acetyl-CoA-carboxylase] ligase, which produces MIGRVPVERHSSIGSTNDEAFRRADEGAPEGLVVVARVQTAGRGRQGRSWWDAPGASLLFSVLLRPSIPLAQCPLLALALACSVADAGTEATGATLGIKWPNDVLHDGRKLCGVLAESRVSGASSTKRPAVVIGAGVNVNQTAEDFPAELRGSATSLRIAGGGNPLRPDDLLPAILVQLERYAALAASGDGAGLWREVAGRLPKPGSEVTVVSGGRRIEGVVEGITESGALWLREPGRAEATVVSAGELA; this is translated from the coding sequence ATGATCGGGCGCGTGCCGGTGGAGCGACACTCGTCGATCGGCTCCACCAACGACGAAGCGTTCCGGCGCGCGGACGAGGGCGCCCCGGAAGGGCTCGTCGTGGTGGCGCGGGTCCAGACCGCGGGACGCGGCCGTCAGGGACGCTCCTGGTGGGACGCGCCGGGTGCCTCGCTCCTCTTCTCGGTGCTGCTCCGACCCTCGATCCCTCTCGCCCAGTGCCCGCTTCTCGCGCTCGCGCTCGCCTGTTCCGTGGCGGACGCGGGAACCGAGGCGACCGGGGCAACACTCGGGATCAAGTGGCCAAACGACGTGCTCCACGACGGACGAAAGCTCTGCGGCGTCCTGGCCGAGTCCCGGGTTTCGGGAGCCTCGTCGACCAAGCGCCCGGCCGTCGTGATCGGGGCCGGCGTGAACGTGAATCAAACGGCGGAAGATTTCCCCGCCGAGCTTCGTGGGAGCGCTACCTCCCTCCGGATCGCGGGCGGCGGGAACCCCCTACGCCCGGACGACCTTCTTCCGGCGATTCTCGTCCAGCTCGAACGCTATGCCGCGCTCGCCGCCTCGGGCGACGGCGCGGGGCTCTGGCGCGAGGTGGCGGGCCGGCTGCCGAAGCCGGGCTCCGAGGTGACGGTCGTGAGCGGGGGCCGCCGGATCGAGGGCGTCGTCGAGGGAATCACCGAGAGCGGAGCGCTCTGGCTTCGGGAGCCCGGCCGCGCCGAGGCGACCGTGGTCTCGGCCGGGGAGCTGGCGTGA
- the groL gene encoding chaperonin GroEL, with the protein MAKQLLFNSAARDALLRGVDKLANTVRVTLGPKGRNVVLDKKFGAPTITNDGVTIAKEIELQDPYENMGAQMAKEVATKTQDVSGDGTTTATVLTQAILHLGLRHVASGANPMFLKRGIDRAVQAVTAELKKMSKPIKTPAEIAQVATISANNDPETGKLIADAMDKVGKDGVITVEEAKSLDTSLEVVEGLQFDRGYLSPYFVTDPERMEAVLEDAVILIHDKKIASIKDILPILEKVSQTGKPLLIIAEDIEGEALATLVVNKLRGILATCAVKAPGFGDRRRAMLEDIAIVTGGRLITEEVGFKLENVVLGDLGKAKRIVVDKDNATIVEGAGKKTEIKARVDQLKKEIEDSTSDYDKEKLQERLAKLAGGVAVIHVGAATEIELKEKKARVEDALAATKSAVEEGIVPGGGVALLRAQAALAKLEASGDEKSGIDIISTALESPARTIAYNAGAEGSIVVEKIRAQKGSVGYNAATGEYEDLVVAGIVDPTKVARSALQHASSIASLLLTTEAIVTDIPEEEKAPPGMPGGGME; encoded by the coding sequence ATGGCAAAGCAGTTGCTGTTTAATTCCGCGGCGCGCGACGCGTTGCTGCGGGGCGTCGACAAGCTCGCGAACACCGTCCGGGTGACGCTCGGACCCAAGGGTCGAAACGTCGTTCTGGACAAGAAATTCGGCGCTCCGACGATCACGAACGACGGCGTCACGATCGCGAAGGAGATCGAGCTTCAGGATCCCTACGAGAACATGGGCGCGCAGATGGCCAAGGAAGTCGCGACGAAGACGCAGGATGTCTCGGGCGACGGAACGACCACTGCGACCGTGCTGACGCAGGCGATTCTGCATCTGGGTCTCCGCCACGTCGCCTCCGGCGCCAATCCCATGTTCCTGAAGCGTGGCATCGATCGCGCCGTGCAGGCCGTGACGGCCGAGCTCAAGAAGATGTCGAAGCCGATCAAGACCCCCGCCGAGATCGCGCAGGTCGCGACCATCTCCGCGAACAACGACCCGGAGACCGGGAAGCTGATCGCGGATGCCATGGACAAGGTGGGGAAGGACGGCGTCATCACGGTCGAGGAGGCGAAGAGCCTCGACACGTCGCTCGAGGTCGTCGAGGGTCTTCAGTTCGACCGGGGCTACCTGTCGCCCTATTTCGTGACGGATCCCGAGCGGATGGAGGCGGTGCTCGAGGACGCGGTGATTTTGATCCACGACAAGAAGATCGCGTCGATCAAGGACATCCTGCCGATCCTCGAGAAGGTGTCGCAGACCGGTAAACCCCTGCTCATCATCGCCGAGGACATCGAGGGCGAGGCCCTGGCGACCCTCGTCGTGAACAAGCTGCGCGGAATTCTCGCGACGTGCGCGGTCAAGGCGCCCGGCTTCGGGGATCGCCGCCGCGCCATGCTCGAGGACATCGCGATCGTGACGGGCGGGCGTCTCATCACCGAGGAAGTCGGGTTCAAGCTCGAGAACGTCGTGCTGGGCGATCTCGGCAAGGCCAAGCGCATCGTGGTCGACAAGGACAATGCGACCATCGTGGAGGGCGCGGGCAAGAAGACGGAGATCAAGGCCCGCGTCGACCAGCTCAAGAAGGAGATCGAGGACTCGACCTCCGACTACGACAAGGAAAAGCTCCAGGAGCGCCTGGCCAAGCTCGCCGGGGGTGTCGCGGTGATTCACGTCGGCGCGGCGACCGAGATCGAGCTGAAGGAGAAGAAGGCGCGTGTCGAGGACGCCCTCGCGGCGACGAAGTCGGCCGTCGAGGAGGGGATCGTGCCGGGCGGCGGTGTCGCGCTGCTCCGGGCGCAGGCCGCGCTGGCCAAGCTCGAAGCGAGCGGCGACGAGAAGTCGGGAATCGACATCATCTCGACAGCGCTGGAATCGCCCGCCAGGACGATCGCGTACAACGCGGGCGCCGAGGGATCGATTGTCGTCGAGAAGATCCGGGCCCAGAAGGGCTCGGTCGGATACAACGCGGCGACCGGGGAGTACGAGGATCTGGTCGTGGCGGGGATCGTCGATCCGACCAAGGTGGCGCGCTCCGCGCTCCAGCACGCCTCGAGCATTGCCTCGCTCCTGCTCACGACCGAGGCGATCGTGACGGATATCCCGGAGGAGGAGAAGGCTCCGCCGGGGATGCCGGGCGGCGGGATGGAGTAG
- the folB gene encoding dihydroneopterin aldolase has translation MPPRRRPRAKAGRVVRAAPTARTARAVRAARVAGRAAYDWLRLMGVQAYGHLGVTSKERDLGQRVEVDIEIAYEASARRRPDSLESFVDYEDLGKLVRARIEMSRCKLIETLAEEVALALLKEFQTPRVRVRLRKLHIPVAGFSGIPEVEIERARA, from the coding sequence ATGCCTCCGCGTCGCCGGCCGCGCGCTAAGGCGGGCCGCGTGGTCCGCGCCGCCCCCACCGCCCGCACCGCGCGCGCCGTTCGCGCCGCTCGCGTCGCGGGGCGAGCTGCATACGACTGGCTCCGGCTGATGGGAGTGCAGGCATACGGCCACCTTGGAGTGACGTCCAAGGAGCGCGATCTGGGCCAGCGGGTCGAGGTCGACATCGAGATCGCCTACGAGGCGTCCGCGCGTCGCCGCCCCGATTCGCTCGAATCGTTCGTGGACTACGAGGACCTGGGAAAGCTCGTGCGGGCCCGGATCGAGATGTCGCGTTGCAAGCTCATCGAGACGTTGGCCGAGGAGGTCGCGCTCGCGCTACTCAAAGAGTTCCAGACGCCGCGCGTCCGGGTCCGCCTCCGGAAACTTCATATTCCGGTGGCCGGATTCAGCGGCATTCCCGAAGTGGAGATCGAGAGGGCACGGGCGTGA
- the tatC gene encoding twin-arginine translocase subunit TatC, which translates to MIPPSEATAAASDTPMSFLDHLEELRRSIIRAFFVAIVLVAAAWFFSDRLLEALITLLVPGQRVLALAPAEAFSARINVAIWTGGLLAVPYLMYEVWRFVAPGLKRRERRFAVPWMVASSVLLYSGIAFALQLLLPVLMGMLASYATPHVEARTSLTALLSFAIQLAAGCGLLFQLPLVLCLLVWFGIVSPGTLARAWRHAVFFIALGAAIITPGDGPSMLVLAAPLVVLYFLSVLVATALWKIRGHGRAKDAEGT; encoded by the coding sequence GTGATCCCGCCCTCGGAGGCCACAGCGGCCGCAAGCGACACGCCGATGTCGTTCCTCGACCATCTCGAGGAGCTGCGGCGCTCGATCATCCGCGCGTTCTTCGTCGCGATCGTGCTCGTGGCGGCGGCCTGGTTCTTCTCGGACCGCCTTCTCGAGGCGCTCATCACGCTCCTGGTGCCCGGGCAGCGGGTGCTGGCGCTGGCGCCGGCGGAGGCATTCTCGGCGCGCATCAACGTGGCGATCTGGACCGGCGGCCTCCTCGCGGTCCCGTATCTGATGTACGAGGTGTGGCGCTTCGTCGCCCCGGGCCTGAAGCGCCGGGAGCGGCGCTTCGCCGTGCCGTGGATGGTCGCGTCGTCGGTCCTCCTCTACAGCGGCATCGCGTTCGCCCTCCAGCTCCTCCTCCCGGTGCTGATGGGGATGCTCGCTTCCTACGCGACGCCGCACGTCGAGGCGCGCACGTCCCTGACCGCGCTCCTCTCCTTCGCGATCCAGCTCGCGGCCGGGTGCGGCCTCCTCTTCCAGCTGCCCCTGGTGCTCTGCCTTCTGGTCTGGTTCGGCATCGTGTCGCCCGGGACGCTCGCGCGCGCTTGGCGGCACGCGGTCTTCTTCATCGCGCTGGGCGCCGCGATCATCACGCCCGGGGACGGGCCCTCGATGCTCGTGCTCGCCGCGCCGCTCGTGGTGCTCTATTTTCTGAGCGTCCTGGTGGCGACGGCCCTCTGGAAGATTCGCGGCCACGGACGGGCCAAGGACGCGGAGGGTACCTAG